From a single Arachis hypogaea cultivar Tifrunner chromosome 3, arahy.Tifrunner.gnm2.J5K5, whole genome shotgun sequence genomic region:
- the LOC112790378 gene encoding large ribosomal subunit protein uL6m codes for MEASFFRFLKIVGVGYKARAEAQGRLLYLKLGYSHEVELAVPPAVRVFCFKNNVVCCTGIDKQRVHQFAATVRNCKPPEVYKGKGIMYIDEVIKKKQGKKSK; via the coding sequence ATGGAAGCGTCGTTTTTCCGTTTTCTGAAGATTGTTGGAGTTGGATACAAAGCTAGAGCGGAAGCTCAAGGTCGGTTATTGTATCTGAAACTTGGATACAGCCATGAGGTCGAATTGGCGGTGCCGCCGGCGGTGCGTGTGTTCTGCTTCAAGAACAATGTGGTTTGCTGCACCGGAATTGACAAGCAAAGGGTGCACCAGTTTGCTGCCACAGTGCGCAATTGCAAGCCTCCTGAAGTTTACAAAGGGAAAGGTATAATGTACATTGATGAAGTCATCAAGAAGAAGCAAGGAAAGAAATCTAAATGA
- the LOC112790380 gene encoding glyceraldehyde-3-phosphate dehydrogenase GAPC2, cytosolic translates to MGKVKIGINGFGRIGRLVARVALQRDDVELVAVNDPFITTDYMTYMFKYDSVHGQWKHHELKVKDEKTLLFGEKPVTVFGIRNPEEIPWGSAGADIIVESTGVFTDKDKAAAHLKGGAKKVIISAPSKDAPMFVVGVNEHEYKPELDIISNASCTTNCLAPLAKVINDRFGIVEGLMTTVHSITATQKTVDGPSSKDWRGGRAASFNIIPSSTGAAKAVGKVLPSLNGKLTGMAFRVPTVDVSVVDLTVRLEKPATYDEIKQAIKEESEGKLKGILGYTEDDVVSTDFVGDSRSSIFDAKAGIALSKNFVKIVSWYDNEWGYSTRVVDLIVHIAKQ, encoded by the exons ATGG GCAAGGTCAAGATCGGAATTAACG GATTCGGAAGAATCGGACGTTTGGTTGCTAGGGTTGCTCTCCAGAGAGATGATGTTGAACTCGTTGCCGTTAACGATCCTTTCATCACCACTGACTACATG ACATACATGTTCAAATACGACAGTGTTCACGGTCAATGGAAGCATCACGAGTTGAAGGTCAAGGACGAGAAGACCCTTCTCTTTGGCGAGAAGCCAGTCACTGTTTTCGGAATCAG GAACCCCGAGGAGATCCCATGGGGATCCGCCGGAGCTGACATCATCGTTGAGTCCACCGGAGTCTTCACTGACAAGGACAAGGCTGCTGCCCATTTGAAG GGTGGTGCTAAGAAGGTTATTATCTCTGCTCCCAGTAAAGATGCCCCCATGTTTGTTGTTGGTGTTAACGAACACGAATACAAGCCAGAGCTTGACATCATTTCTAATGCTAGCTGCACTACCAACTGCCTTGCTCCACTTGCCAag GTCATCAACGACAGGTTTGGCATCGTTGAGGGTCTCATGACCACTGTCCACTCCATCACTG CCACCCAGAAAACTGTTGATGGACCATCCAGCAAAGATTGGAGAGGTGGAAGAGCTGCCTCCTTCAACATCATTCCTAGCAGCACTGGAGCTGCCAAG GCCGTGGGCAAAGTCCTCCCTTCTTTGAATGGAAAATTGACTGGAATGGCTTTCCGTGTTCCCACCGTTGATGTCTCCGTTGTTGACCTTACAGTgaggttggagaagcctgccacCTATGACGAAATCAAGCAGGCCATCAA GGAGGAGTCAGAGGGCAAGTTGAAGGGCATCCTTGGTTACACCGAAGATGATGTAGTTTCCACCGACTTTGTTGGCGACAGCAG GTCAAGCATCTTTGATGCCAAGGCAGGAATTGCATTGAGCAAGAACTTTGTGAAGATTGTTTCGTGGTACGACAACGAGTGGGGTTACAG CACTCGCGTGGTTGATCTTATTGTTCACATTGCAAAACAGTAA